One genomic region from Mycobacterium basiliense encodes:
- a CDS encoding class I SAM-dependent methyltransferase has translation MTRTDQDSWDLASSVGATATMVAAARAVATEEANPIIDDTFAAALVRAVGLDFFTRLVDGKRPLSQAPDRGADHERNLQLMTDSIAVRTRFFDDFFLDATRAGVRQSVILAAGLDTRAYRLPWPSGSTVYEVDQPEVVEFKNTTMAALGAIPAAQRRTVSIDLRDDWPAALRHSGFDDTQPTAWSAEGLLMYLPPAAQDRLFDNITALSAPGSQLATEFHPDSEWTLTQRAQEFNDRWARLGCDIDLSGLFYDGERSNVVDYLTAHRWQVSTRPRRELFADYGRVFPDDEMPQLRNMTAVTATFENRG, from the coding sequence ATGACACGCACTGATCAAGACAGCTGGGATCTGGCGTCCAGCGTCGGCGCCACCGCCACCATGGTCGCCGCAGCCCGCGCAGTGGCCACCGAGGAGGCCAACCCGATCATCGACGACACCTTCGCCGCGGCGCTGGTGCGGGCGGTCGGTCTCGACTTTTTCACCCGCCTGGTCGATGGCAAAAGGCCACTCTCGCAGGCGCCCGACCGCGGTGCGGACCACGAACGCAACTTGCAGCTCATGACCGATTCAATCGCGGTACGGACCCGTTTCTTCGACGATTTTTTCCTCGACGCCACCCGCGCCGGTGTTCGCCAGTCGGTCATTTTGGCCGCCGGACTCGACACGCGGGCCTACCGGTTGCCCTGGCCCAGCGGCAGCACGGTCTATGAAGTCGATCAGCCCGAGGTTGTCGAATTCAAAAACACCACGATGGCGGCTTTGGGCGCCATCCCGGCGGCCCAGCGGCGAACCGTCAGCATCGATCTGCGCGACGACTGGCCTGCCGCCTTGCGACACAGCGGATTTGACGACACACAACCGACCGCCTGGAGCGCCGAAGGATTGCTGATGTACCTTCCGCCCGCCGCCCAGGATCGGCTCTTTGACAACATCACCGCGCTAAGCGCACCGGGAAGCCAGCTGGCCACCGAATTCCATCCCGATTCCGAATGGACCTTGACCCAACGCGCCCAGGAGTTCAACGATCGTTGGGCCAGACTGGGTTGTGACATCGACCTGTCGGGCCTGTTCTACGACGGCGAGCGCAGCAACGTGGTCGACTATCTGACCGCTCACCGCTGGCAGGTTTCCACGCGGCCACGCCGGGAGTTATTCGCCGATTACGGTCGCGTGTTCCCCGACGACGAGATGCCCCAGCTGCGGAACATGACCGCCGTCACCGCTACGTTCGAAAACCGCGGCTAG
- a CDS encoding class I SAM-dependent methyltransferase: MTKNNPYPDGGNKSDHRDYLPAAGHDALLPGYDLLAGLLGMNKVYRRLIAQAEVVEGQRILEIGCGTGNLTLRVKRAHPSVEAVGSDPDPLALHRARRKARLVSGIRFDRGYAQQLPYGDAEFDRVLSSMMLHHIDNEKKPIAAQEIFRVLRPSGSLHLVDIGGDMTARDGLASRLIMHCHHAAGNLGDSIPRLLRAAGFDVAEVAAQRHVVLGRLVYYRAIRPAPASASA; encoded by the coding sequence ATGACCAAAAATAATCCATATCCTGACGGTGGTAACAAGAGCGACCACCGCGACTATCTTCCGGCCGCCGGTCATGACGCACTGCTGCCCGGCTACGATCTGTTGGCCGGTTTGCTGGGCATGAACAAGGTCTATCGGCGACTCATCGCGCAGGCCGAAGTCGTCGAGGGTCAGCGAATCTTGGAGATCGGCTGCGGTACCGGGAATCTCACACTTCGAGTCAAACGCGCACACCCCTCGGTCGAGGCCGTAGGTTCCGACCCTGATCCGCTGGCACTGCATCGGGCGCGACGAAAAGCACGCCTGGTCAGCGGGATCCGGTTCGATCGCGGCTACGCTCAGCAACTACCATACGGCGACGCCGAGTTCGACCGCGTGCTGTCATCAATGATGCTGCACCACATCGACAATGAAAAGAAACCAATTGCGGCACAAGAGATATTCCGTGTGTTGCGGCCCAGCGGCAGCCTTCACCTGGTGGATATCGGCGGGGACATGACCGCACGCGACGGCCTCGCGTCGCGCCTCATCATGCACTGCCACCACGCCGCCGGCAACCTAGGAGACTCGATTCCGCGGCTGCTGCGCGCGGCGGGGTTCGACGTTGCCGAAGTCGCCGCCCAGCGGCACGTTGTTCTCGGGCGGCTGGTTTACTACCGCGCCATCCGTCCGGCACCGGCATCGGCATCCGCCTAA
- a CDS encoding NAD(P)-dependent oxidoreductase — protein MTSRPRALVTAPLRGPGLVKLRQLADVVYDPWIGERDQAPLRIYGAEQLAARIVTERADIVVVEADSASGPVFELGLRAIAATRGDPNNVDIAGATAAGIPVLKTPARNADAVAEMTVALLLATTRHLLAADSDTRSGNIFRDGTIPYQRFRGWEIAGLTAGLVGLGAVGRATRWRLSGLGLQVVACDPYCEDAQHTLDQLLAESDVVSLHAPVTDDTIGMIGAKQFASMRDGVVFLNTARAQLHDTDALVGALRRGKVAAAGLDHFVGEWLPTDHPLATTPNVVLTPHIGGATWNTEARQAQMVADDLEALLRGDRPAHIVNPEVLGS, from the coding sequence GTGACGTCTCGACCGCGAGCCCTGGTGACGGCCCCACTTCGTGGACCGGGGCTGGTGAAGCTCCGGCAACTGGCCGATGTGGTCTACGACCCATGGATCGGCGAACGCGACCAGGCCCCACTGCGCATCTACGGTGCCGAGCAGTTGGCCGCTCGGATAGTGACCGAACGAGCCGATATCGTTGTGGTGGAAGCAGACTCGGCCAGTGGGCCGGTATTCGAGCTGGGCTTGCGGGCCATCGCTGCCACCCGCGGGGATCCCAACAACGTCGACATCGCCGGCGCCACCGCGGCCGGGATTCCGGTCCTGAAGACCCCGGCCCGCAATGCCGATGCGGTCGCCGAGATGACGGTGGCACTGCTATTGGCCACCACCCGCCATCTGCTGGCCGCAGATTCAGATACCCGATCCGGCAATATATTTCGCGACGGGACCATCCCTTATCAGCGATTCCGCGGGTGGGAGATCGCGGGACTGACCGCCGGGCTGGTGGGTCTGGGAGCGGTTGGTCGAGCTACCCGGTGGCGCTTGTCCGGGCTGGGCCTACAGGTCGTCGCGTGCGATCCGTACTGCGAGGACGCGCAGCATACCCTGGACCAGCTGCTGGCTGAATCGGACGTCGTCTCCCTGCACGCGCCGGTCACCGACGACACGATCGGGATGATCGGCGCCAAGCAGTTCGCATCGATGCGCGACGGCGTCGTCTTCCTCAACACCGCCCGGGCCCAACTGCACGACACCGACGCACTGGTAGGGGCCTTGCGCAGGGGCAAGGTGGCGGCCGCCGGCCTGGACCACTTCGTCGGGGAATGGCTGCCGACCGATCACCCGCTGGCGACCACGCCCAACGTGGTGCTGACGCCCCACATCGGTGGGGCCACCTGGAACACTGAAGCCCGGCAGGCGCAGATGGTCGCCGACGACCTGGAGGCACTACTGCGCGGCGACCGGCCCGCTCACATCGTCAACCCGGAGGTGCTCGGCTCATGA
- a CDS encoding zinc-dependent alcohol dehydrogenase, whose translation MKALVYGVPPEPFEIPDQAGPLAHNLAHTPTALRELDDPRPPRPDWVIARPRLTGVCGSDSKQILMDFGEGDADNAMAAFCSFPQVMGHEVVADVVELGPKARGLAVGQRVVLNPWLSCQPRGVEPPCPACESGDYSLCWSFADGDIKPGIHTGVSADVTGGYAELMPAHDSMLLPVADEIPDEAAVFADPFSVSLHAITRHPPPRSGRALVYGAGSLGLCAVAILQALYPDVAVGVVARFPAQAELARRFGADLVLAHEPRLAIIEDLVGWGGGRLRQPLLGLPMAHPGAVEVVYDTVGKPETFEVGVRVLTSRGTLVKAGVHAPGRWEWSPLYFKEVSWVGSNAFGVEEVEGKRQHAIAHYLDLVAAGRLDLRPMLTHTFRLERWRDALLAIANQAESGAVKVAFDQR comes from the coding sequence ATGAAGGCCTTGGTGTACGGGGTGCCGCCCGAGCCGTTCGAGATTCCCGATCAGGCTGGCCCGCTCGCGCACAATCTGGCTCACACCCCGACGGCACTGCGGGAACTCGACGATCCGCGTCCGCCACGACCGGACTGGGTGATTGCCCGGCCGCGGCTGACGGGTGTTTGTGGGTCGGACTCCAAGCAGATCCTGATGGACTTCGGCGAGGGCGACGCGGACAACGCCATGGCCGCGTTCTGTTCGTTTCCCCAAGTCATGGGTCACGAGGTGGTGGCCGATGTGGTCGAGCTGGGCCCCAAGGCACGCGGGTTGGCCGTCGGGCAACGGGTGGTGCTCAACCCGTGGCTCTCGTGTCAACCGCGTGGAGTCGAGCCGCCCTGCCCGGCCTGCGAAAGCGGCGATTACAGCCTGTGCTGGAGCTTTGCCGACGGCGACATCAAACCGGGCATCCATACCGGGGTGTCGGCCGATGTGACGGGCGGATACGCCGAATTGATGCCCGCTCACGACAGCATGTTGTTACCGGTCGCCGATGAGATACCCGACGAGGCGGCCGTATTCGCCGATCCGTTTTCGGTGTCCCTGCACGCGATCACCCGTCATCCGCCGCCCCGCTCCGGCCGCGCGTTGGTGTATGGCGCCGGATCGTTGGGATTGTGCGCGGTGGCGATCCTGCAAGCGCTGTACCCGGACGTGGCTGTGGGCGTCGTGGCACGTTTCCCCGCCCAGGCCGAGCTGGCCCGCCGGTTCGGGGCGGACCTAGTCCTGGCGCACGAGCCGCGCCTGGCCATCATCGAGGATCTTGTCGGCTGGGGCGGCGGTCGGCTGCGCCAGCCACTGTTGGGCCTGCCGATGGCGCACCCGGGCGCGGTGGAAGTCGTCTATGACACCGTGGGAAAGCCGGAGACTTTCGAAGTCGGGGTGCGAGTGCTGACCTCGCGCGGAACGTTGGTGAAGGCCGGTGTGCACGCCCCCGGGCGGTGGGAGTGGAGCCCGTTGTACTTCAAGGAGGTCAGCTGGGTCGGGTCAAACGCGTTCGGTGTCGAGGAAGTTGAGGGCAAGCGTCAGCATGCCATCGCCCATTACCTCGATCTGGTCGCTGCCGGCCGGCTGGATTTGCGGCCCATGCTCACCCATACCTTCCGGCTGGAACGGTGGCGCGACGCCTTGCTCGCGATCGCCAACCAGGCCGAGAGCGGCGCAGTCAAGGTGGCGTTCGACCAGCGTTAG
- a CDS encoding GNAT family N-acetyltransferase — protein sequence MTDHDQTAARREIADALLAALERRHEVADAIVEAENKAAAVEAIVTLLGTSHLAAEAVMSMSFDQLTQDARTRIIAELDDLNKQLSFTLKERPASSGESLELRPFSAEDDRDIFATRTEEMGAGDGSGGPAGNLDDEIRSALARVKDEEAAWFVAMDAGEKVGMVFGELVHGEVDVRIWIHPAHRKKGYGTAALRKSRSEMAWAFPAVPMVARAPAAHPA from the coding sequence ATGACAGACCACGACCAAACCGCAGCCCGTCGCGAGATCGCAGATGCCCTGCTCGCCGCACTCGAACGTCGGCATGAGGTCGCCGACGCCATAGTCGAGGCCGAGAACAAGGCCGCCGCGGTCGAAGCAATCGTGACGTTGCTGGGCACCTCCCACTTGGCTGCCGAAGCGGTCATGAGTATGTCGTTCGACCAACTCACCCAGGACGCGCGCACCAGGATCATCGCCGAGCTCGACGACCTGAACAAGCAGCTGAGCTTCACGCTGAAAGAACGCCCGGCCAGCTCCGGTGAGAGCCTGGAGCTGCGGCCCTTCTCCGCCGAGGACGACCGGGACATCTTCGCCACGCGGACCGAGGAAATGGGTGCCGGGGACGGCTCCGGCGGTCCCGCAGGCAACCTCGACGACGAGATCAGGTCGGCACTGGCCCGCGTCAAAGACGAAGAGGCCGCATGGTTTGTCGCCATGGACGCCGGGGAGAAGGTCGGCATGGTGTTCGGCGAGCTGGTCCACGGAGAGGTAGACGTCCGAATTTGGATACACCCCGCGCACCGCAAGAAGGGCTACGGCACCGCAGCGCTGCGCAAGTCGCGGTCGGAGATGGCCTGGGCATTCCCCGCCGTTCCCATGGTGGCCCGGGCGCCCGCTGCCCATCCCGCGTAG
- a CDS encoding L-fuculose-phosphate aldolase: MTSATSVANPEAAVLAAAKDMLRRGLVEGTAGNISARRSDGNLVITPSSVDYADMELNDLVLVDPDGTVLHAQGGRAPSTEMKLHLACYQAFDDIGSVIHSHPVWATMFAIAHQPIPACIDEFAVYCGGDVRCTEYAASGTPDVGRNAVKALEGRAAALIANHGLVAVGPRPDKVLHVTALVERTAQIIWGARALGGPVPIPEEVNRNFAGVYAYVRANPM, from the coding sequence ATGACATCCGCAACATCCGTCGCCAACCCCGAGGCCGCGGTGTTGGCGGCGGCCAAGGACATGCTGCGCCGGGGCCTGGTTGAGGGAACCGCGGGCAACATCTCCGCTCGGCGCTCCGACGGCAACCTGGTCATCACGCCTTCGTCGGTCGACTACGCGGATATGGAACTCAACGATCTGGTGCTGGTCGACCCCGACGGTACGGTGCTGCACGCCCAGGGCGGGCGCGCACCATCGACAGAAATGAAGCTGCACCTGGCCTGCTATCAGGCATTCGACGACATCGGCAGCGTCATCCACAGCCATCCGGTGTGGGCGACGATGTTCGCCATCGCGCACCAACCGATCCCGGCGTGCATCGACGAGTTCGCGGTCTATTGCGGCGGCGACGTTCGCTGTACCGAGTACGCCGCGTCCGGCACGCCCGACGTCGGCCGCAACGCGGTCAAAGCGCTCGAAGGCCGCGCCGCCGCGCTGATCGCCAACCACGGGCTGGTGGCGGTCGGGCCCCGTCCCGATAAGGTTCTGCACGTCACCGCCTTGGTTGAGCGTACTGCCCAAATCATCTGGGGTGCTAGGGCTCTCGGTGGACCGGTGCCTATACCCGAAGAAGTGAACCGCAACTTCGCCGGCGTGTATGCCTACGTGCGGGCCAACCCGATGTAG
- a CDS encoding helix-turn-helix transcriptional regulator, whose translation MTHAARLIRHRSGIPVYQYRTDPDIPPVSVVRSGREELIERRRHIHDFPALWYVRTAGVVYVAAAGDVLEPETIDPISDGVAVFFDPAVLGEDARSPWPSWRTHPLLFPFLHGRAGGMLRLNVPRSRRALWDNVIRSIETELSARQEGYRQAALAHLTLLLIELARLAGDIVGDLQRSSEPLLAQVFAVIDRRRGEPLSLRDVAREVGLTPGHLTTMVRRRTGRTVQEWIIERRMAEARDLLAKTDLPIRAVASRVGIPDPGYFSRLFSRAHGTSPRRWRGRPDPTPG comes from the coding sequence GTGACGCACGCTGCCCGGCTCATCCGCCACCGCAGTGGCATTCCCGTCTACCAATACCGCACCGATCCGGATATTCCCCCGGTATCCGTAGTCCGATCTGGCCGTGAAGAGCTCATCGAACGTCGTCGCCATATTCACGATTTCCCGGCGCTGTGGTACGTCCGCACGGCGGGCGTGGTCTACGTGGCGGCGGCCGGCGATGTGCTCGAGCCGGAAACAATCGATCCCATTTCAGACGGGGTTGCGGTGTTCTTCGATCCCGCGGTTCTAGGCGAGGATGCGCGATCGCCGTGGCCGTCGTGGCGAACGCATCCGCTGCTCTTCCCGTTCTTGCATGGACGCGCCGGTGGGATGCTGCGGCTCAACGTTCCTCGGTCTCGACGAGCGTTGTGGGATAACGTGATCCGGTCGATCGAGACTGAGCTGTCGGCACGGCAGGAGGGTTATCGGCAAGCGGCGTTGGCGCACTTGACGCTGCTGCTCATCGAGTTGGCGCGGCTGGCTGGCGACATCGTGGGGGATCTGCAGCGCAGCAGCGAACCGCTGCTGGCCCAAGTCTTTGCGGTGATCGACCGGCGCCGCGGTGAGCCATTGTCTTTGCGTGACGTGGCGCGTGAAGTGGGCCTGACGCCGGGACATCTGACCACGATGGTGCGCCGCCGCACCGGACGGACCGTGCAGGAGTGGATCATCGAACGCCGCATGGCCGAGGCTCGAGACCTGTTGGCCAAGACGGATCTTCCGATCCGCGCGGTGGCCAGCCGGGTTGGGATACCGGATCCGGGGTACTTCAGTAGGCTCTTCAGCCGGGCGCACGGCACCTCGCCGCGTCGGTGGCGTGGTCGGCCGGACCCGACCCCGGGCTAG
- a CDS encoding xylulokinase, with the protein MSREDVTIGIDVGTTAVKAVVADGDGKVTARVRIPHELRVPAPDRFEHDADEAWRRGPMAALDQLVGPNVKAVAVSAMVPSVTAVDSTGRPRTPGLLYGDGRGRVPGAAQQPLPAVGEAAEFLRWMAAEAPDAAGYWPAPAVANYALGGEAVIDFATAITSLPLFDGTGWNPRACADCGASVDQMPRVETFGSAIGQVRGSDAVLGAGAIDALCEQIVSGADGNGDVLVLCGTTLIVWITSPQAREVPGLWTIPHTAPGKSQIGGASNAGGLFLGWVDRVLGPGDPDTVDPRRVPVWLPYIRGERTPFHNPDRRAMLDGLDLTHDAASLRRAAFEASGFVVRHLLELSGAPVARIVASGGGTRVEPWMRAIAEATGRPVQVSRVPEGAALGAAFLARMAAGLESSIADADRWASVERVVQPRPEWVRPTADRYRRFLELSGSRLA; encoded by the coding sequence GTGTCACGCGAAGACGTCACAATCGGTATTGACGTGGGCACTACCGCGGTCAAAGCGGTGGTGGCCGACGGGGACGGCAAGGTGACGGCGCGGGTGCGGATTCCCCACGAGCTACGGGTACCCGCCCCGGACCGGTTCGAGCACGACGCCGACGAGGCGTGGCGGCGCGGTCCGATGGCGGCCCTGGACCAGCTGGTGGGCCCTAACGTCAAAGCGGTCGCCGTATCGGCCATGGTGCCCTCCGTGACCGCCGTCGATTCCACGGGCCGGCCCCGCACGCCCGGACTGTTATACGGCGACGGCAGGGGACGGGTGCCCGGTGCGGCCCAGCAGCCGCTGCCGGCGGTGGGCGAAGCCGCCGAGTTCCTGCGCTGGATGGCCGCGGAGGCTCCCGATGCGGCCGGCTATTGGCCGGCACCGGCGGTAGCCAACTATGCGCTGGGCGGCGAAGCGGTAATCGACTTTGCCACGGCCATCACCAGCCTTCCCCTGTTCGATGGGACGGGCTGGAATCCGCGCGCCTGTGCTGATTGCGGGGCCAGCGTTGATCAAATGCCGCGGGTGGAGACCTTCGGCTCGGCCATCGGACAGGTGCGCGGCAGCGATGCGGTCCTAGGCGCCGGCGCTATCGATGCGCTGTGCGAGCAGATCGTGTCGGGCGCTGACGGCAACGGTGACGTGCTGGTGCTGTGTGGGACCACCCTGATCGTGTGGATCACCAGCCCTCAAGCCCGGGAAGTGCCCGGCTTGTGGACCATTCCTCACACGGCGCCCGGTAAGAGTCAGATCGGCGGTGCCAGCAACGCCGGCGGACTGTTTCTCGGCTGGGTGGATCGGGTTCTCGGACCCGGTGATCCGGACACGGTCGATCCGCGTCGGGTACCGGTCTGGTTGCCTTACATACGCGGGGAGCGCACGCCGTTCCACAATCCGGATCGCCGTGCGATGCTTGACGGCCTGGATCTCACGCACGACGCCGCATCGCTGCGGCGGGCGGCCTTCGAGGCTTCGGGCTTCGTCGTACGGCACCTGCTCGAGCTGAGCGGCGCGCCCGTCGCGCGCATCGTCGCATCCGGTGGTGGCACCCGCGTCGAGCCCTGGATGCGGGCCATCGCCGAGGCGACCGGTCGGCCGGTGCAGGTGTCTCGGGTTCCCGAGGGAGCGGCGCTGGGAGCGGCTTTCCTCGCCCGCATGGCGGCCGGGCTGGAATCGTCGATCGCCGACGCCGACCGCTGGGCCTCGGTCGAGCGCGTCGTGCAACCGCGGCCGGAATGGGTGCGCCCGACCGCGGACCGGTACCGCCGGTTCCTCGAGCTCAGCGGATCGCGGCTGGCCTGA
- a CDS encoding SDR family NAD(P)-dependent oxidoreductase: MAGKRVLITGASSGVGAALARRLAAQDAVVGLIARRRERLDDVLADCRRTSPRSAMWVADLADTSAAGRLALQSWHALGGIDVLVNNAAIPKRRAVAALKPNDVETVMRVNFFAPMRMTLALLPRMLARKSGTIVNVSSVGGRLGIIHESAYCASKFALCGWSEAMAVDLAGTGVSVKLIQPGPVDTEIWDRPDNEEPLYRGPKVAADLVADEIIAALGSDRFEHYLPDMMSLKDIVDAKNADLDAFIAGAAAMTWQ, from the coding sequence TTGGCTGGCAAGCGGGTATTGATCACGGGGGCTTCATCGGGGGTGGGGGCGGCCCTGGCCAGGCGGCTGGCGGCCCAAGATGCCGTGGTCGGACTGATCGCCCGGCGCCGGGAGCGGCTCGATGATGTCCTGGCCGATTGCCGAAGGACCTCGCCGCGGTCGGCGATGTGGGTCGCCGACCTGGCCGACACCTCGGCGGCCGGTAGGCTGGCCCTGCAGTCCTGGCATGCATTGGGCGGTATCGACGTCCTGGTGAACAATGCCGCAATCCCGAAGCGTAGGGCGGTGGCCGCGCTGAAGCCCAACGACGTGGAGACCGTCATGCGGGTCAACTTCTTTGCCCCGATGCGGATGACGTTAGCTCTGCTCCCGCGGATGTTGGCGCGCAAATCGGGCACCATCGTCAACGTGTCCAGTGTCGGTGGCCGACTCGGGATCATTCATGAATCCGCATATTGTGCAAGTAAATTCGCGCTGTGCGGTTGGAGTGAGGCGATGGCGGTCGACCTGGCGGGGACGGGCGTTTCGGTGAAGCTGATCCAGCCCGGCCCGGTTGACACCGAGATATGGGATCGGCCGGACAACGAGGAACCCCTCTACCGTGGCCCCAAGGTCGCGGCCGATCTGGTGGCCGACGAAATCATCGCCGCCCTCGGCAGCGACCGTTTCGAGCACTATCTGCCGGACATGATGTCCTTGAAAGACATTGTTGACGCCAAGAACGCCGACCTCGATGCGTTTATTGCCGGCGCCGCGGCTATGACCTGGCAATGA